The sequence ACCGCAAGATATCGACCGCACCAGTCCAAGCGCCCCCTGCCCGGCAGCGAAAACCCCAAACGAAAAAGGGCGACCCGAAGGCCGCCCTGATCCAAACCCGAATTGCGAGCAGCTTACGCTGCGACGCCTTCCGAAGCCGCTTCTTCAGCCGCTGCGCGGGCGCGGTCCGAAGCGCCCTTGGCGTCGACGTCGCGCTCGACGAACTCGATGACGGCGACCGGGGCGTTATCGCCATGACGGAAGCCGGCCTTCAGAACGCGAAGGTAGCCACCCTGGCGCTCCTGGTAGCGCGGGCCGAGCGTGTCGAACAGCTTCTTGGCTGCCTCGACGTCGCGCAGCTGCGCAATGGCCTGGCGGCGGGCATGCAGGTCGCCGCGCTTGCCGAGCGTGACCAGCTTCTCGACGATCGGACGCAGGTCCTTCGCCTTCGGCAGGGTGGTGACGATCTGCTCGTGCGTGATCAGCGCTACAGCCATGTTCGCGAACATCGC is a genomic window of Kaistia defluvii containing:
- the rplQ gene encoding 50S ribosomal protein L17, whose product is MRHGNSGRKFSRTASHRKAMFANMAVALITHEQIVTTLPKAKDLRPIVEKLVTLGKRGDLHARRQAIAQLRDVEAAKKLFDTLGPRYQERQGGYLRVLKAGFRHGDNAPVAVIEFVERDVDAKGASDRARAAAEEAASEGVAA